One Candidatus Nitrotoga arctica genomic window, CCCCATAAGTACCCGTAAAGCGTCGCGAACGAACTGCTGGAAAGTTACCATGACTGCAACTGGGTTACCTGGTAATCCAAAAAAATGGCAAGTCCCGATCTTGCCATAAGCAAGTGGCTTGCCGGGTTTCATGGCTATTTTCCAGAATACAACCTCGCCAATTTCCGCTAACAGTTGCTTGATATAGTCAGCCTCACCTACTGAAACTCCGCCGCTGGTTATGATGACATCAGCCCGCGCTGCAGCGTCTAGCAAGGCGACTTTGAGACTGGCTTTGTCGTCACGAATGGTACCCATGTCGATAATTTCTACTCCTAGCTCGCCCAACATGCCTAGCAGGGAATATCGATTACTGTTATAAATTTGACCAGGAGCCAAGGGTGTTCCTGGTTGCTGCAATTCGTCACCGGTTGAAAATAGCGCAACTTTTAGTTTGCGGTAAACTTTGACTTCACTCAAACCAAGCGAAGCCAGCAGGCCCATCTCGGCAGGGCGAATGATCTGTCCGCGAGCCAGTACCGTAGCGCCCTGCGTGATATCTTCCCCGACCAAGCGAATGTTCTGACCACGAAGATGCCCTTCCCCTATTTCAATAAAGGATCCTGCAACCTGAACGTGCTCTTGCATTACCACGCTATCACAGCCTTCAGGAATGAGGGCGCCAGTCATAATGCGCACACATTCGCCTGCAGCAACATGACCCTCAAACATGCGTCCAGCATAGGCACTGCCAATAATAGCGAGTCTGCCAGGAGCAGTTGCCAAGTCGTCACTGTGCACAGCGTAACCATCCATTGCTGAGTAGTTGTGCGGCGGCACATTCATAGGGGAAAGTATGTCTGCTGCCAACGTGCGATGCAATGCATCGCTCACGTTGATCGATTCATTCTCCGCGAGTGGCGCGAGAAACTGTTGGATAAGCTGGCGTGCTTGTTCTACCGGCATTGAATCGGGATCATAATCACCCATTGTTTCAAGGGTGGATAAGAAAGAAAACTTGGATTCCATGAAGTGTCCTTTGCTAAATTTGGCAGCCGGATAAAACTTTGAAGATCACAGCATAATTACCAGACTGATTTCAGCTTCGCTTGATATG contains:
- the glp gene encoding gephyrin-like molybdotransferase Glp: MESKFSFLSTLETMGDYDPDSMPVEQARQLIQQFLAPLAENESINVSDALHRTLAADILSPMNVPPHNYSAMDGYAVHSDDLATAPGRLAIIGSAYAGRMFEGHVAAGECVRIMTGALIPEGCDSVVMQEHVQVAGSFIEIGEGHLRGQNIRLVGEDITQGATVLARGQIIRPAEMGLLASLGLSEVKVYRKLKVALFSTGDELQQPGTPLAPGQIYNSNRYSLLGMLGELGVEIIDMGTIRDDKASLKVALLDAAARADVIITSGGVSVGEADYIKQLLAEIGEVVFWKIAMKPGKPLAYGKIGTCHFFGLPGNPVAVMVTFQQFVRDALRVLMGQQPKLILEFQATCISPIRKAPGRTEFQRGILSQDKNGGWIVHTTGAQCSGILSSMSKANCFIVLPVSQGNIEAGSAVRVQPF